The genomic region ACCCGCGTGCTCATTGGCGCTGGCCTGCCCTACCTGAACTCCCGCGTGCTGCCCTATCTTAAGCAGTACGGTATCGGCGGCCCCAACAGCGTCCGTGCCTACGCCGCCCGCGGCATCGGCCCTGGCACCTACCGCCCCAATACCGACCGTGCCACCAGCTTCTACGATCAGGTCGGCGACCTGCGCTTCGAAGCCAACGCCGAGTACCGCCAAGACCTGTTTCCCTATGTGAAAGGCGCTCTGTTTGTAGATGCCGGCAATATCTGGCTGCTCAATGAAGATGTAGACCGCCCCGGGGGCCAATTCGAACCCAGCAAGTTCCTCAACCAGCTGGCCATCGGCGCCGGCGCCGGCATCCGCATCGACGTGCAGTTCTTCGTCATCCGCTTCGATGCTGCTATGCCCATCCGTGCCCCCTACGGCACCCCTGACGATAAAACGGTACGCCTTAACATCGCCATTGGCTACCCATTCTAGGTGCTTATACACAAAGACGTAATCTCTCCAACCAACAGAACGGGCCATGCACATGCATGGCCCGTTCTGTTGATAGCAAGTCGGCAACGGCACGGTAGTCAGAACAGCATCCTCACTGACAGTTGACCGTCGTATTACTACTATGCAGAACTCTTACTACTTAGTCTGAAGGTGTAGGTCATGCTCACGAATAAACTTGGGCAAGCGAATACTATAGCGGTTTCGCGAACGGTGTACTCCATCATCACCTACATAAACCAGGGCTTCAGCCCTAGAAGGCATGAGTCAAGGTACATGGTTATCTAAACCGCTATAAGTAGCGAACTATAAGCAGGCGCATAGAAAAAGGCCTTCGTGTTGAGCTGATCGAAGCATCTTTACTGCCGCCCAAAACGACCCTGATAAAGCAGTAGAAATGCTTAGACGAGCTCAACATGGTTATACGTTTGCTTATGTCTGACTACACAAGTAGTCAGACATAAGCAAACGTTGCCTTTGGATCCGGCTCCCCCTCTAACTTTTCCGGAGAGAGGCCAAAGAGTGTGAGCTATCCTACAGTCACGCCCACGCACAAACGCAAAACGCCCCTGCACGGTGAGGTGCGGGGGCGTTAGGGTGACCCGTGCGGGTCATACAGTAAGGTTGGCGGCGACCGACTCTCCCACCGATGAAGGCAGTACCATAGGCGCTCCGGGGCTTAACGACTCTGTTCGGAATGGGAAGAGGTGAACACCCGGGCTAAAGCCACCATTACTGGTGCGGCAGCTCTGTGTTCGAGGCGAGCTGCCAACAAAACCGTTGACGTAAGGACAAAAGAGAAAAACATCGAAGTTTCGAGCATTGTCAAGCAAAGCGTTCGAGTCCTTAGTACGGCTCGGCTGTGGCATTTCGGCCTCTACACCTACCGCCTATCTACGTCGTGGTCTACGACGACTCTTCCTATATAGGATATCTCATCTTCAGGTGAGTTTCGCACTTAGATGCTTTCAGCGCTTATCTCATCCCAGCGTCGCTACCCGGCGCTGCAACTGGCGTCACAACCGGTGCACGAGCGGCTGGTCCAACTCGGTCCTCTCGTACTAAAGTCAGGTCCTGTCAAATATCCAACGCCCACCACAGATAGGGACCGAACTGTCTCACGACGTTCTGAACCCAGCTCGCGTGCCACTTTAATCGGCGAACAGCCGAACCCTTGGGACCTTCTCCAGCCCCAGGACGTGACGAGCCGACATCGAGGTGCCAAACCTCCCCGTCGATATGAGCTCTTGGGGGAGATCAGCCTGTTATCCCCGGCGTACCTTTTATCCTTTGAGCGATGGCCCTTCCATGCGGAACCACCGGATCACTATATCCGTCTTTCGACCCTGCTCGGCTTGTAGGCCTCACAGTCAAGCCCGCTTCTGCTATTGCGCTCTACATCCGGTTACCAAGCGGATTGAGCGGACCTTTGAAAGCCTCCGATACTCTTTTGGAGGCGACCACCCCAGTCAAACTACCCAGCAGACACTGTCTCCGTTGCCAGATTAGGCACCAAGCAACACAAGGGTGGTATTTCAACGGCGACTCCCCAAAACCTAGCGGCCCTGGTTCAACGTCTCCCACCTATGCTACACATGTGTTACCCAGCGTCAATGTCAACCTATAGTAAAGGTGCACGGGGTCTTTCCGTCCCGTGGCGGGTACTCGGCATCTTCACCGAGACTACAATTTCACCGAGCTCATGGCTGAGACAGCGCCCAGATCGTTACACCATTCGTGCAGGTCGGAACTTACCCGACAAGGAATTTCGCTACCTTAGGACCGTTATAGTTACGGCCGCCGTTTACCGGGGCTTCGATTCAAACCTTCGCCTTGCGACTAAGTTCCCCTCTTAACCTTCCGGCACCGGGCAGGTGTCAGACCTTATACTTCCGCTTGCGCGTTCGCAAAGTCATGTGTTTTTGTTAAACAGTCGCCTGGGCCTTTTCACTGCGGCTTCTCCATCGCTGGAGGAAGCGACCCTTCTCCCGAAGTTACAGGTCCATTTTGCCGAGTTCCTTGGCCATGATTCACTCGAGCGCCTCAGGATTCTCTCCTTGACTACCTGTGTCGGTTTGCGGTACGGGCTAGAATTCAGTAAACGCTTAGCAGGTTTTCTTGGCAGTCTGATTAGGTACACTATCTCCGTGGCCGAGGCCGTAGAGTACTATCAGGTTTCAGCAAACAGGGCGTACTTAACTACCCCGCCTATACCTACACCCTTTAACGAGCACTTCCGTCCGCTCGCGGTACTTTCACTTCTGCGTCACTGCATCACTCCAAATCCTAGGTGCGGGAATATCAACCCGCTGTCCATCGACGTAGCCTCTCGGCGTAGCCTTAGGTCCCGACTAACCCTGCTCCGATTAGCGTTGAGCAGGAAACCTTAGTCTATCGGCGAGGGGGTTTCTCACCCCCTTTATCGTTACTCATGCCTACATTTGCTTTTCCAGCCGCTCCAGCATACCTGACGATACACCTTCTCCGCTGCTGGAATGCTCCCCTACCACTTGACAGTCTTTCATGTCAAATCCATTGCTTCGGTACCGGACTTGATGCCCGCGTATTATCGATGCCCTCTCGCTCGACCAGTGAGCTGTTACGCACTCTTTAAAGGAATGGCTGCTTCCAAGCCAACCTCCTGGCTGTCAAAGCAAGTGGACCTCCTTTGTTCAACTTAGTCCGAATTTAGGGACCTTAGCAGATGGTCTGGGTTCTTTCCCTCTCGGCCTGGGACCTTAGCACCCCAAGCCTCACTGCCGGCTATATTACGTGGCATTCGGAGTTCGTCAGGATTCGGTAGGCTATGACACCCCCTAGTCCTATCGGTAGCTCTACCTCCACGTAACTCAACGCCGACGCTGTACCTAAATACATTTCGGGGAGTACGAGCTATTTCTCAGTTTGATTGGCCTTTCACCCCTACCCTCAGGTCATCCAAATCCTTTTCAACGGAAACTGGTTCGGTCCTCCAGTTGGTGTTACCCAACCTTCAACCTGCCCAAGGGTAGATCACAAAGTTTCGCGTCTACCCCCTCTGACTCTGCGCCCTATTCAGACTCGCTTTCGCTGCGGCTCCATGCTTCTAAGCATTTAACCTTGCCAGAGAGGAGTAACTCGTAGGCTCATTATGCAAAAGGCACGCTATCAGGGCACGAAGCCCCCCTAACTGCTTGTAAGCACACGGTTTCAGGTTCTTTTCACTCCGGTATTCCCGGTTCTTTTCACCTTTCCCTCACGGTACTAGTTCACTATCGGTCTCTCAGGAGTATGTAGCCTTGGCGGATGGTACCGCCGGATTCAGACGGGATTTCTCTGGTCCCGCCTTACTCAGGATTCCTCTACCGTGCATTACCAGTTCGCCTACGGGATTCTCACCCTCTACGATCGACTTTCCCACGTCGTTCAGCTAAAGTAACACAATCAGATGTTGAGGTCCTACAACCCCGGACTGGCCGTAACCAACCCGGTTTGGGCTCCTCCCCGTTCGCTCGCCACTACTTGGGGAATCATTGTTATTTTCTTTTCCTCCAGGTACTTAGATGTTTCAGTTCCCTGGGTTTGCCCCATTCTACAAACGTAGATGGTCACCACGCTTCACGTGGTGGGGTTGCCCCATTCGGACATCTGCGGATCACCTCGTATGTGCCAATCCCCGCAGCTTTTCGCAGCTTATCGCGTCCTTCATCGCCTCTGAGAGCCTAGGCATCCCCCGTGTGCCCTTACTTACTTCTCTTGTGCTCCATCCGAAGACGGAGCGGGCTCGGGTGATTATCCACTAGGGGTAATCACTTTCTTTTCTTTGTTTTTCTCTCTTGTTATCCTTACGTCAAAGAACGTTTTCTCCTCCTATTGAGGGGAAAAGTAAGAGTAGTATCCTGCGACGCTACTCCTATATGTGTGTGCACTACTTTAGGTGTCCGATTGACACCGAAGTGGAGAATAACGGAGTCGAACCGTTGACCCCCTGCGTGCAAGGCAGGTGCTCTAGCCAGCTGAGCTAATCCCCCGGATTGTTGTCCTGGCAGCGTTCCCACCAGTTGAACAGTGGGCCTGCCTGGACTCGAACCAGGGACCTCTACATTATCAGTGTAGCGCTCTAACCACCTGAGCTACAAGCCCTGTTCGTAAGACTCGCGTCCTACTAAAATCAGTGAATGAAGGAAATGACGAATTGATAGTGTTGCGTAGCTGGGTGAGCCGGACAGGTCGTCCGAGTCGGATAGCTCCAGAAAGGAGGTGATCCAGCCGCACCTTCCGGTACGGCTACCTTGTTACGACTTAGCCCCAGTTACCTGTTCTACCCTAACTGGCTTCGTTGCGGAGCACCAGCTTCAGGTCTACCAGACTTCCATGGCTTGACGGGCGGTGTGTACAAGGCCCGGGAACGTATTCACCGCGTCATTGCTGATACGCGATTACTAGTGATTCCAGCTTCACGAAGTCGAGTTGCAGACTTCGATCCGAACTGAGAACGGCTTTGCGAGATTGGCATCACATCACTGTGTAGCGACCCTCTGTACCGTCCATTGTAGCACGTGTGTAGCCCTAGGCGTAAGGGCCATGATGACCTGACGTCGTCCCCGCCTTCCTCACTGCTTGCGCAGGCAGTCTGTCTAGAGTCCCCGGCATTATCCGCTGGCAACTAAACATAGGGGTTGCGCTCGTTGCGGGACTTAACCCAACACCTCACGGCACGAGCTGACGACGGCCATGCAGCACCTTGCTTTGTGTCCCGAAGGAAAGGTCCATCTCTGAACCGGTCACGCGCATTCTAGCCTAGGTAAGGTTCCTCGCGTATCATCGAATTAAACCACATGCTCCACCACTTGTGCGGGCCCCCGTCAATTCCTTTGAGTTTCACTCTTGCGAGCGTACTCCCCAGGTGGGATACTTACCGCTTTCGCTAAGCCAGTGACTGTCTATCGCCACCAGCGAGTATCCATCGTTTACGGCGTGGACTACCAGGGTATCTAATCCTGTTCGCTCCCCACGCTTTCGTGCCTCAGTGTCAGTACCAGCCTAGTCAGCTGCCTACGCAATCGGGGTTCTGGAAGATATCTATGCATTTCACCGCTACATCTTCCATTCCGCCAACCTCGTCTGGACTCAAGCCCGCCAGTATCCAGGGCAGTTCCACAGTTGAGCTGTGGGCTTTCACCCCGGACTTAACGGGCCACCTACGCACCCTTTAAACCCAATAAATCCGGACAACGCTTGCACCCTCCGTATTACCGCGGCTGCTGGCACGGAGTTAGCCGGTGCTTATTCCTCAGGTACCGTCAGTTTAGGACGCATCCTCTTTTTCTTCCCTGAGAAAAGCAGTTTACAACCCAGAAGGCCTTCATCCTGCACGCGGCATGGCTGGGTCAGGCTCTCGCCCATTGCCCAATATTCCCTACTGCTGCCTCCCGTAGGAGTCTGGCCCGTATCTCAGTGCCAGTGTGGGGGATCACCCTCTCAGGTCCCCTAGACATCGTCGCCATGGTGGGCCGTTACCCCGCCATCTAGCTAATGTCACGCAACCCCATCCTTGACCAATAAATCTTTACCAATTACACGATGCCGTGCTGTTGGTTTATGCGGTATTAATCCGCCTTTCGGCGGGCTATCCCCCAGTCAAGGGCAGGTTGGTTACGCGTTACGCACCCGTGCGCCACTAGTATATTGCTATACCCGTTCGACTTGCATGTATTAGGCCTGCCGCTAGCGTTCATCCTGAGCCAGGATCAAACTCTCCATTGTAAGAAATTCTCTACACCCATGCGAACATGGGCTGATGTCAAGTGCTGATCCGACCCGGTAGTGTTGACTTGTCTTGTTCACCCAAGTCACGCTTTGTTCTTCGCCCCTACTGCTCTTGCGAGTGGCAGCGGCGAAGCTTACCAATTTGTCATTTCCATCCATTCAAAGAACGTGTGTCGCACCCGATCGGTGAAACGCAGTGACTCACAAAAGAGTCGGTAAGCAGTGTTCGTTTCCCCTTCCATGTGAAGCGGGCTGCAAAGGTAAGCAACTTTTTGCAAGAAGCAAGAAAAAGTTTGTTTGTTTTTCCGGCTGAAGTTTTGAGCGACGCTTCCGGTTGAAGCGGGCTGCAAAGGTAAGCAGTGGCGGCAGAAAACCAAGCCGAAGCCTGCGTTTGTTTTGTGCTTTTCTGCGTTACTCTGTCCGCCTCCGGTTGAAGCGGGCTGCAAAGATACGGTGGCTGTTTCTTCGTTTGCAAGCCCTGAAGCAAACTTTTTTCAGGGCCTGGCGCCCGGAGGCGCCGAAGTGGGCTGCAAAGGTAGCTGAACTTTTCCGCGATTTGCAAACCGGACCAACTTTCTTTTTTTGGCTGCCGAAGCGGCCTTTCCTGCTCCGCGTTTCGGATTGGGAGTGCAAAAGTAGCAGGCCTTTTTCTCTTGCGCAAGCAGTCTATGCAAGAAATGCAGCTGACAACCAGTACTGCCTTTGCATGCACGTTGGAAGACAACTGTTTAGCTCAGTGAAAAGGTTCAATGGATACCTGAAATTTATTCTAGGGGGCACTACACATGGGCTTGGCACACACTGCTCATGGCCCATTTAAACACAAACACCCCTCTTTCTACTGCTTTTACGCAGTGGAAAGAGGGGTGTTAACTATGCAGCTATATGATGTTGCTTAGCCTTATGTATACGTGTAGAGTTCCGTACTCTATATTTATACAGTGTGCGCTACGCGGTGGCTTCAGCCTTGACGCGCAGCTCTACCGGCGCGCCGACTGTTTTGTGCGCGGGTACTACCGTGACCACCACGTATTTGGACGTGGGCGTGTTGCTGGTTTTGGCTACGCTGGCAATGGGCACCAGCGGGTTGGCCTCGGGGAAGTATGCGGCCACGTTGCCCTTCGGAATGTCGTAGGGAATGGCTAGGAACTTCTCCACGGTGCGGGTGGAGCCTAGGTAGTGACTGGTGATGTCAATCAGGTCCTTGGACTTGAGGCCGCGCTCGGCCATGTCCTGCTCGTTCATGAACAGCACGCGCCGCTCGCCCGTGATGCCGCGGTACCGGTCGTTGTAGTCGTAGATGGTGGTGTTGAACTGGTCGTGGCTGCGCACAGTCATCATCACCAGCTGGCCGGGCTCCAGCTCGCGCTGGTACTTCTGGAACTCGGTGGTTGTGAAGTTGGCCTTGCCGTTCTTGGTGGTGAATTTCCGCTCGCGGGGGCCGTTGGGCAGGTAGAACCCGCCGGGGCGGCGCAGCTTCTCGTTGAAGTTCTCGAAGCCTGGAATCACGCGGCTGATATGGTCGCGGATGACGTCGTAGTTCTCCGTCATGGCCACCCAGTCGGCAATGTTGGTTTTCTCGCCCAAGGTGGCAATGGCGACGCCGGCCAGAATAGCCACTTCACTCATCATCTGACCCGGCAGCGGTATTAGAATGCCCTTATTCTGGCTCACCACGCCCATCGAGTTTTCGCAGGAGGTCATCTGGTGGCCGCTTTTCTGCATGTCCACGTCGGCATGGGTAAAGCAGGGCAGCAGCAGGCTGGTTTCGCCGGTCACAAGGTGGCCGCGGTTGAGCTTGGTGCCCACGAATACGGTAAGCTTCTGCTTACGCATGCCTTCGGCAATAACCTCGGTGTCGGGGCCAGCGGCCAGCAGATTGCCGCCCAGGCTGAAGTACACCTTGGTTTTGCCTTTGTACATGGCCTTAATGGAATCGACTACGTCGAGGCCGTGCTCGTAGGGCGGCTGGAAGTTGAACTCCTTACCCAGCGCATCCTGGAAAATCTTGGTGGGCTGCTCCCACACGCCCATCGTCCGGTCGCCCTGCACGTTGGAGTGGCCGCGCACCGGGCAGGTGCCCGCGCCGGGCTTGCCGATGGCGCCTTTCATGAGCTGCAGGTTCACGATTTCCTGAATCGTCTGCACGCCCTGGCGCTGCTGCGTCACGCCCATGGCCCAGCAGGTGATGATCTTCTGCTTGGGGGCAATGATATTGGCCGCTTCCAGCAGCTGGGCCCGCGAAATGCCGCTCAGCTCCTCGATGTCTTCCCACGGCGTGTTGCGGATGTTCTGCTCGAACGACTCGAAGCCAGTAGTGTATTGGTCGATGAACGGGCGGTCTACTACCTGGCCGGGGTTCAGGTCCTCGGCCTCGAACAGGTGCTTCATGATGCCGCGCAGCAGGGCCATGTCGCCATCCACGCGCACCTGCAGGAACAGGTCGGTGATTTGCGTGCCGTCGCCCAGCAACGCGCCCAGCGCCTTGAAGGGGTTCATGAAGTCCTGCGGGTTCTTGAAGTGGTTGAGGCCGGCTTCCAGCAGCGGATTGATGCTGATGATCTTGGCCCCGTTCTTCTTGGCCTTCTGCAGTGCCGACAGCATGCGCGGGTGGTTGGTACCCGGGTTCTGGCCGATAATGAGAATCACCTCAGCCTCGTAGATATCGTTGAGCGTAACGGAGCCTTTGCCCAGGCCCAGGGTGGGGCTCAGGGCCGCGCCGCTGCTCTCGTGGCACATATTGGAGCAGTCGGGCAGATTGTTGGTGCCGAACTGCTTGGCGAACAGCTGGAACAGAAAGGCCGGCTCGTTGGGCACTTTGCCCGAAGTGTAGAACAAGGCCTCGTCGGGCGAGTCCAGCGCGTTCAGCTCCCGACCAATGATGTTAAAGGCATCAGCCCAGGCAATGGGCGAGTAGTGGTTGTCGCCGGGGCGCTTAACCATGGGGTGCGTGAGGCGGCCGGCGTTGTTCTGGTCGCGGTCCGTCATCTGGGAGAGCTGGGCCAGGCTGTGCTTGGCGAAGAACTCGGGGCCGGCGGCTTTGTCGTCGGCATCCGAGGCGGTGGCTTTGGCGCCATTCTCGCAGAACTCCGCTATCGAGCGGTGGTCGTCCGGATCGGGCCAGGCGCAGCTGGAGCAGTCGAAACCGTCCTTCTGGTTCATCTTGAGCAGGCCGCGCGTACCCCGGTCGAGGCCACCTTCGCGCCAGCTGAACTCCATGCTCTTGAGCACAGCCGTGACGCCAGCAGCCACCTTGGGTGGCGTGTCAATCTGAATACCGGTGAGGGCTTCCGGCGGCTGGGCCAAGATGGGGTTGGTATATTTGGCATTGGCCACTTCGGGCGGCGTGATATTGCTGTTGTCGCGCATGCTTTGAGGGTCAGGGGCATCGTGGTCGGCTACCGGGGCCTCGCCCTGGTCGCTACGCTCACCGCTTTTGGGGGCGTTTTCCGCCTTTTGCTGCTGCTGGTTGCCGGCCTTGGAGGGGTCGGTTTTGGGGGAATCTTCCATGCGGAGTGGGCTTTGAGCGGTGGTGGTAGAAAGATAAAACGGCGCGGGCCGCTAATGTTTGCAGCCCAGGTCCTTTTCTACCAAGATATGGACGACTTGGTTGTCAGCAACTTCCTGGGTGCCGCGCAGACTGATGGTTTCCGAAGAAGCCCAGCCGTCGGCCACCGTGGCCGGCACCAGCACCCGCACGCGGCCCGCCTCGTGGCGCACGGCCAGGGCCAGCACCGTTGGGTCGCGTTCGAGGGTATACGTAAGAGAGTCGGCGGCGGTCAGGCCCAAGGGCACTACCGTTTCCAGCCGGCCCTGCTGCCGGAAGGCGGCTACTTCCGCCTCATCCAGGCGCAGGCGCAGCGTATTGTCTTCGAGGCGGAGCTTCATATTGGGGGTAAGATAACAGGTTGCATGGCTTGAACAATGTAGAGACACATATTCGCGTCTCTCCGTTGCTGCCATTGTTTGGGCAGGCGTCGTGGTCCTGGTCGCTCAACGAGGAGACGCGAATACGCGTCTCTACAGTTCTTTCGTAATCCGCCAGTCGTGGCAGTAGATGTTGTAGCGGTTCTGGCGCACGAAGCCGCAGAGCGTCATGCCGAAGTCGCGGGCGGCGGATACGGCCAGGGAGCTGGGGGCGCCCACGGCGGCCAGCACCGGAATGCCAGCCACGGCCGCTTTCTGCACCAGCTCGAACGAAGCCCGGCCGCTGACCAGGAGCACGGCGTTGTGTAGCGGCAGCAGCTCCTGGAACAAGGCCGCGCCAATTACCTTGTCGAGGGCGTTGTGGCGGCCTACGTCTTCGCGCAGCAGCAGCAGCTCGCCTTCCGGCGAGAAAAGGGCCGCCGCGTGCAGGCCGCCGGTTTGCTCGAACAAGTCCTGGGCGGCGCGCTGCCGCTCGGGCATCTGGTGCAGTACGCTGGCCGGCACGTAGGGGCCCGCCGCGGGCAGCACCGGACAGGCGGCAGCGTGCACCGCCTCGATGCTGGTTTTGCCGCACACGCCGCAGCTGCTGCTGGTGTAGAAGTGGCGCTCCAGGCGCGGCAGATCGGGGGTGGCAGTGGGGGCCAGCTCGGCGCGTACTACGTTTTCGCGCTCCTCCTCCTTTTCTACATCGGGGCAGTAGATGACGCCCTGCAGGTCCTGGCGGCTGCGGATGATGCCTTCGGTGAACAGAAAGCCGGCCGCCAGCTCGAAATCGTGGCCGGGCGTGCGCATCGTGATGCTCAGGGTACGGTGCTGGCGCTGGTCGGCGGGGCCGTAGCCGAGGCGGATTTCCAGCGGCTCCTCGGCGGCCAGCACATCGGAGGCTTCGGTCACGGTTGCGCCCT from Hymenobacter canadensis harbors:
- the fdhD gene encoding formate dehydrogenase accessory sulfurtransferase FdhD; translated protein: MSAPVFLPPTSYDYVTVHKVQGATVTEASDVLAAEEPLEIRLGYGPADQRQHRTLSITMRTPGHDFELAAGFLFTEGIIRSRQDLQGVIYCPDVEKEEERENVVRAELAPTATPDLPRLERHFYTSSSCGVCGKTSIEAVHAAACPVLPAAGPYVPASVLHQMPERQRAAQDLFEQTGGLHAAALFSPEGELLLLREDVGRHNALDKVIGAALFQELLPLHNAVLLVSGRASFELVQKAAVAGIPVLAAVGAPSSLAVSAARDFGMTLCGFVRQNRYNIYCHDWRITKEL
- a CDS encoding FdhF/YdeP family oxidoreductase, which translates into the protein MEDSPKTDPSKAGNQQQQKAENAPKSGERSDQGEAPVADHDAPDPQSMRDNSNITPPEVANAKYTNPILAQPPEALTGIQIDTPPKVAAGVTAVLKSMEFSWREGGLDRGTRGLLKMNQKDGFDCSSCAWPDPDDHRSIAEFCENGAKATASDADDKAAGPEFFAKHSLAQLSQMTDRDQNNAGRLTHPMVKRPGDNHYSPIAWADAFNIIGRELNALDSPDEALFYTSGKVPNEPAFLFQLFAKQFGTNNLPDCSNMCHESSGAALSPTLGLGKGSVTLNDIYEAEVILIIGQNPGTNHPRMLSALQKAKKNGAKIISINPLLEAGLNHFKNPQDFMNPFKALGALLGDGTQITDLFLQVRVDGDMALLRGIMKHLFEAEDLNPGQVVDRPFIDQYTTGFESFEQNIRNTPWEDIEELSGISRAQLLEAANIIAPKQKIITCWAMGVTQQRQGVQTIQEIVNLQLMKGAIGKPGAGTCPVRGHSNVQGDRTMGVWEQPTKIFQDALGKEFNFQPPYEHGLDVVDSIKAMYKGKTKVYFSLGGNLLAAGPDTEVIAEGMRKQKLTVFVGTKLNRGHLVTGETSLLLPCFTHADVDMQKSGHQMTSCENSMGVVSQNKGILIPLPGQMMSEVAILAGVAIATLGEKTNIADWVAMTENYDVIRDHISRVIPGFENFNEKLRRPGGFYLPNGPRERKFTTKNGKANFTTTEFQKYQRELEPGQLVMMTVRSHDQFNTTIYDYNDRYRGITGERRVLFMNEQDMAERGLKSKDLIDITSHYLGSTRTVEKFLAIPYDIPKGNVAAYFPEANPLVPIASVAKTSNTPTSKYVVVTVVPAHKTVGAPVELRVKAEATA
- a CDS encoding DUF7009 family protein, which codes for MKLRLEDNTLRLRLDEAEVAAFRQQGRLETVVPLGLTAADSLTYTLERDPTVLALAVRHEAGRVRVLVPATVADGWASSETISLRGTQEVADNQVVHILVEKDLGCKH